The Silvibacterium dinghuense DNA segment GCGGTATCAACACCGGGCGATCTCCTGTATCACATCCGTGCCGAATCAAGAGACTTGATTGTCGAGTTCGAAAAGATACTCCTCGAAGCTTTTGGCGACTCCGTTACAGTGATCGATGATGTCGCCGGATTCCGTTATTTCAACGGGCGCGACCTGCTCGAGTTTGTCGACGGCACCGCCAATCCCGACGGACTCAGCCTTCCCGCCGCAACGATTGTCGGAGAGGAAGACCCAGCCTATGCCGGTGGCAGCTATGTTGTGATCCAGAAGTATCTGCACAACCTGCCTGCCTGGCGCGGGCAGACGGTGGAAACCCAGGAGGCGATCATCGGACGGACTAAGTTCGACAATGTCGAATTGCCGGATGCGTCCACAGGCCAGAAGTCGCATAAGACGCGTTGCACGATTCAGGATGCCGAGGGTGAACATGACATCCTGCGCGACAACATGCCATTCGCCGTTCCCGGCCTCGGTGAATATGGCACCTACTTCATCGGATATTCGCGCCATCTCTGGGTAATTCAGAAGATGCTGGAGCGGATGTTCCTCGGAGACCCTCCGCCGCTCCACGACCGCATCCTGGATTTTTCCAAGGCTGTGACAGGCGTGACTTTCTTCGCCCCTGCGCGCGCATTTCTCAGTGATCTTGGCAGCTGACCGATCGTTGCAAACCCGGCTTGTCGTTTAGCCGGCCGGATTTGCAACGATAAACAACGACAGGCATAGCGCGAAGAACTCTTTTACGCGATGCCCAGTCGCCATTATTGAGCGGCGCTGTCCATATGCTTCCGTGCAATGGCCTCGATCTGAGGTTCGGTCAGAGCAGAAAGATCCGCATCTTCGGTCGCAACTACTTTTTGAAAAATATCCCAGTGATGGGTCTTGAGAAACTCGCTCAGATAGACTGCAGCACTGCTTGTACCCTTTCCATCGCCAACAATCACAATTTCCCCTGCGGGGCGAACTGCCTTGGCAACCTCTTCATAGAAGGAGTTCTCCTCAGGCACGCGTTCTCCACTGTAGTGAGCTTCCTTCCGGTGAACGAGATGATGCTGAAATCCGTGCGGATCATAGGGCCGGATGGTGTGTTCATCGACTGGACGGCTCGCATCCACATCCTGATAGATATGGGCGCCATGGTGATCGATCACAACAATCATTCTGTTTGGCTTCGGGAGTGGGCTCACCTCAGGCACCGTTCCAGCAGCGCGAAGAAATTTGCGCAGCCGTGC contains these protein-coding regions:
- a CDS encoding Dyp-type peroxidase, whose protein sequence is MNPLSSSTSAAQQSLDTESQYIDAPMSAAAAFLVLVVKDDDISIETARSVLSSTDDLIKDIKVRANHGLFTCNVGISHRAWVPLTGKPAPRELAPFQEVKGATHTAVSTPGDLLYHIRAESRDLIVEFEKILLEAFGDSVTVIDDVAGFRYFNGRDLLEFVDGTANPDGLSLPAATIVGEEDPAYAGGSYVVIQKYLHNLPAWRGQTVETQEAIIGRTKFDNVELPDASTGQKSHKTRCTIQDAEGEHDILRDNMPFAVPGLGEYGTYFIGYSRHLWVIQKMLERMFLGDPPPLHDRILDFSKAVTGVTFFAPARAFLSDLGS